A window of the Schistocerca nitens isolate TAMUIC-IGC-003100 chromosome 5, iqSchNite1.1, whole genome shotgun sequence genome harbors these coding sequences:
- the LOC126260680 gene encoding uncharacterized protein LOC126260680 — protein sequence MFIEKSAGGDSLEADDQRDVHKWKAVFSVVVLTWNFTLGCEAGVFLRRRHRCNFLVKQSLCYTPPLVSVVDLSTPVVLTERPLRFPVAGAPRDVSDNVTPRRATPRRRTYHGPPATLGQYCEFRCAANYARVRVTSFAVLPALRTSEQNMEPNKTQPPPYGFQPPPTQPPPYTPTPQAQPYGPPPPQPGYVQQHITVVAPLMLGTDPCTTECPACRATIVTRTSSKPSTNTHLLALLLCIFGLWPCVCVPYCAECAYAVDHFCPNCNAYIGQSMA from the exons ATGTTCATTGAAAAATCAGCTGGTGGGGACTCGCTAGAAGCCGACGATCAGCGCGATGTACACAAGTGGAAGGCGGTCTTCTCGGTAGTCGTACTTACTTGGAACTTCACGCTCGGCTGTGAAGCCGGCGTATTTCTCCGGCGGCGCCACCGCTGCAACTTCTTGGTGAAACAGTCGCTGTGCTACACGCCGCCTCTCGTGTCGGTTGTCGACCTATCGACGCCTGTGGTGTTGACTgaaa GGCCGCTTCGCTTCCCAGTAGCGGGCGCCCCGCGTGACGTCAGCGATAACGtgacgccgcgccgcgccacgccacgccgccGTACTTATCACGGGCCTCCGGCGACGCTGGGCCAGTACTGCGAGTTCCGCTGCGCTGCCAACTACGCCCGCGTACGTGTCACTTCGTTTGCTGTTCTCCCGGCGCTAAGGACCAGCGAACAG AATATGGAGCCAAACAAGACCCAGCCACCCCCATATGGGTTCCAGCCGCCGCCCACGCAGCCACCACCGTACACACCGACACCTCAGGCGCAGCCTTACGGCCCGCCCCCACCACAACCTGGATACGTCCAACAACACATCACAG TGGTGGCGCCTCTGATGCTGGGCACGGACCCGTGTACAACTGAGTGTCCCGCGTGTCGAGCTACCATAGTAACCAGGACGTCGTCGAAGCCATCCACAAACACGCACTTGCTGGCGCTACTGCTGTGCATATTCGG GCTGTGGCCGTGCGTGTGCGTGCCATACTGTGCAGAGTGCGCGTACGCTGTCGACCACTTCTGCCCCAACTGCAACGCCTACATCGGCCAATCGATGGCGTAA